A single genomic interval of Hominilimicola fabiformis harbors:
- a CDS encoding HD domain-containing protein: protein MIKKSLISLMYEAASIQRWNDHIRPWTGFTELDKQAHKMFYAYVLAKCEGESVNMIKLIEGGIFEFFHRIVLTDIKPPIYHKLVKEKGFQIDNWVLSELEEHMDGIGGGFFERMKKYYLDKDYASLEKQILKAAHYHASNWEFKIIYPMNPQTFGIEQVKTEMAQGLAACDTFHGFRYFAGSKYLQEFLSLIGKLRYQQRWAKAVRMPETFVMGHMLVVAILSYFMSLELDNPCRKRLENNFFSGLFHDLPEVLTRDIVSPVKNSVKGLDSIISEIEDEQMREVIYPLLPPAWHREIEYYTQNEFDSKIIDDGEINMVTSDLINEKYNEDKYNPIDGQIIRGCDHLSAYIEAYMSLSYGIKSEQMQGGYDHLKGKYKDKVIGGINFGELFDYFVL from the coding sequence ATGATTAAAAAATCTCTTATTTCTCTGATGTATGAGGCGGCATCTATTCAGCGTTGGAACGACCATATCCGTCCTTGGACCGGCTTTACGGAGCTTGACAAGCAGGCACACAAGATGTTTTATGCTTATGTGCTTGCAAAGTGTGAGGGCGAAAGCGTTAATATGATAAAGCTTATTGAGGGCGGAATATTTGAGTTTTTCCACAGAATTGTGCTTACTGACATTAAACCGCCTATTTATCATAAACTTGTAAAAGAAAAAGGCTTTCAAATAGATAATTGGGTACTTTCTGAGCTTGAAGAACATATGGACGGTATCGGCGGCGGTTTCTTTGAGAGAATGAAAAAGTATTATCTTGACAAAGATTACGCATCTCTTGAAAAACAGATTTTAAAAGCCGCACATTACCATGCAAGCAACTGGGAATTTAAAATAATTTACCCTATGAATCCGCAGACTTTCGGTATAGAACAGGTTAAAACCGAAATGGCACAGGGATTGGCGGCTTGCGATACTTTTCACGGCTTCAGATATTTTGCCGGAAGTAAGTATCTTCAAGAGTTTTTGTCGCTTATAGGAAAGCTGAGATACCAACAAAGGTGGGCAAAAGCAGTAAGAATGCCCGAAACTTTTGTTATGGGGCATATGCTTGTCGTTGCGATTTTGTCGTACTTTATGTCGCTTGAACTTGACAATCCTTGCAGAAAACGTCTTGAAAACAACTTCTTTTCGGGACTTTTTCACGATTTACCCGAGGTCTTGACAAGGGATATTGTGTCACCGGTAAAGAACAGCGTCAAGGGTTTGGACAGCATAATCAGTGAAATAGAAGATGAACAAATGCGTGAAGTTATTTATCCGCTTTTACCGCCTGCTTGGCACAGGGAGATAGAGTATTACACGCAGAATGAATTTGACTCTAAAATTATTGATGACGGCGAAATCAATATGGTTACGTCGGACTTGATAAACGAAAAGTATAATGAAGACAAATACAATCCGATAGACGGACAGATTATACGCGGATGTGACCACCTTTCCGCATACATTGAGGCATATATGTCGCTTAGCTATGGCATTAAGTCAGAGCAAATGCAGGGCGGATATGACCATTTGAAAGGCAAATACAAGGATAAGGTTATCGGCGGAATTAATTTTGGAGAATTATTTGATTACTTTGTATTATGA
- the rplM gene encoding 50S ribosomal protein L13, producing the protein MNSSYLQKPQDVERKWYVVDAADKPLGRVAATVASILRGKHLPTFTPNVDCGDHVIVINADKIILTGNKLNQKVRYYHTGWVGGIKEIHYNKLMAEEPEKAVMYAVNGMLPNNTIGRKALTRLRVYKGTEHDHQAQNPIAWTGEIK; encoded by the coding sequence ATGAATTCAAGCTATTTGCAAAAGCCACAAGACGTAGAAAGAAAGTGGTATGTTGTTGATGCAGCTGACAAGCCACTTGGTCGTGTTGCTGCAACAGTTGCAAGCATTTTAAGAGGTAAGCACTTACCTACATTTACACCAAACGTAGATTGCGGTGACCACGTTATCGTTATCAATGCTGATAAGATTATCCTTACAGGTAATAAGCTTAACCAAAAGGTTCGTTACTACCACACAGGCTGGGTAGGCGGAATTAAAGAAATCCACTACAACAAGCTTATGGCAGAAGAACCTGAAAAGGCTGTTATGTACGCTGTAAACGGTATGCTTCCAAACAACACAATCGGAAGAAAAGCTCTTACAAGACTTCGTGTTTACAAGGGTACAGAACATGATCATCAAGCACAAAATCCAATCGCTTGGACAGGCGAAATAAAGTAA
- a CDS encoding MATE family efflux transporter: MEQTKENKMGTMPVNKLLVTMSLPMVISMIVQALYNIVDSIFVSRLSEDALTAVSMAFPMQNLMISVAVGTGVGINAMLSRALGEKKFEAANKTAENGIFIEVLGYVLFLLIGIFVTKPFFLAQAGAGDIANMGIEYTRICLLMSFGIFMQIGFERILQSTGRTIFTMITQSTGAIINIILDPILIFGLFGMPKMGVAGAAIATVTGQICAAILAITFNLTKNPDVHISFKGFKPQIIFVKNILSVGIPSIIMSSVGSAMTFGMNKILITFSSTAVAVFGVYFKLNSFVFMPVFGLNNGMVPIVSYNYGAQNKKRLTKTIKLAIMYAVCIMFIGIMLFQFIPDVLLRLFDASDHMLEIGIPALRVISLSFAFAGICIVISSSLQALGHGFLSMMISITRQLIILLPSAYILAKFGGIHAVWWSFNIAEIASLTLSLLFFKHMYNKIIKHLGE, from the coding sequence ATGGAACAAACGAAAGAAAATAAAATGGGTACAATGCCTGTAAACAAGCTGCTTGTAACAATGTCACTGCCTATGGTTATATCAATGATAGTGCAAGCACTTTATAACATAGTCGACAGTATATTCGTATCAAGACTTTCCGAAGACGCATTGACAGCCGTTTCAATGGCATTTCCAATGCAAAACCTTATGATTTCCGTAGCAGTCGGAACAGGGGTAGGTATAAACGCAATGCTTTCACGCGCACTCGGCGAAAAAAAGTTTGAAGCGGCAAACAAGACCGCCGAAAACGGTATATTTATAGAAGTTCTCGGATATGTTTTATTTTTACTTATAGGAATTTTCGTAACAAAGCCGTTTTTTCTTGCACAAGCGGGTGCAGGCGATATTGCAAATATGGGTATTGAATATACAAGAATTTGTCTGCTTATGTCATTTGGTATTTTTATGCAGATTGGTTTTGAAAGAATCCTTCAATCTACCGGACGAACAATATTCACAATGATAACACAGTCAACAGGTGCAATTATCAATATCATACTCGATCCTATATTAATTTTCGGTTTATTCGGTATGCCGAAAATGGGTGTTGCCGGTGCGGCGATTGCGACTGTAACAGGTCAAATATGTGCGGCAATTCTTGCGATTACATTTAACCTTACCAAAAATCCCGATGTACATATCAGCTTTAAAGGTTTTAAACCGCAGATTATATTTGTAAAGAACATTCTTTCTGTCGGTATTCCTTCAATAATTATGTCGTCAGTCGGCTCTGCAATGACTTTCGGTATGAATAAAATTCTTATAACTTTTTCATCAACTGCCGTTGCGGTATTCGGTGTATACTTTAAACTTAACAGTTTTGTATTTATGCCTGTATTCGGTCTTAATAACGGTATGGTGCCGATTGTTTCATATAACTACGGCGCACAAAACAAAAAACGTCTTACAAAAACCATTAAGCTCGCAATTATGTACGCGGTTTGTATTATGTTTATAGGAATTATGCTGTTCCAGTTTATACCCGATGTACTTTTGAGATTGTTTGACGCTTCAGACCATATGCTTGAAATCGGTATTCCGGCATTGAGAGTAATCAGCCTCAGCTTTGCATTTGCAGGTATATGTATAGTTATTTCATCAAGCCTGCAAGCATTGGGACACGGCTTTTTAAGTATGATGATTTCTATAACACGTCAGCTTATCATACTTCTTCCGTCAGCATATATCCTTGCAAAATTCGGCGGTATCCACGCGGTTTGGTGGTCATTCAACATTGCCGAAATCGCCTCATTGACGTTATCATTGTTATTCTTTAAACATATGTATAACAAGATAATTAAACATTTAGGAGAATAG
- the rpsI gene encoding 30S ribosomal protein S9, giving the protein MAKEQYYGTGRRKSSVARVRLVPGNGKITINGRTIDEYFGLDTLKLIVRQPLELTKTTDKFDVIAKVEGGGFTGQAGAIRHGISRALLEVDTEAYRADLKSAGFLTRDSRMKERKKYGLKAARRAPQFSKR; this is encoded by the coding sequence ATGGCTAAAGAACAATACTACGGTACAGGTAGAAGAAAATCTTCTGTTGCAAGAGTTCGTCTTGTTCCGGGCAACGGAAAAATCACAATAAACGGCAGAACAATCGATGAATACTTTGGTCTTGATACACTAAAGCTTATCGTTCGTCAGCCACTTGAACTTACAAAGACAACAGATAAGTTCGACGTAATCGCAAAAGTTGAAGGCGGTGGTTTCACAGGTCAAGCCGGTGCAATCCGTCACGGTATCTCAAGAGCACTTCTTGAAGTTGATACAGAAGCTTACAGAGCAGACCTTAAGTCAGCAGGCTTCCTTACAAGAGACTCAAGAATGAAGGAAAGAAAGAAGTACGGTCTAAAAGCCGCTCGTCGTGCTCCACAGTTCTCAAAAAGATAA
- a CDS encoding DUF4186 domain-containing protein, with protein sequence MKDSDFMQTIEQALLKLEKSKFRSSFKLKEKDREYVKNKGMDTVRSHARDFVRDRLAPSFIANDGKQTPMRGHPVFIAQHATACCCRGCLNKWYRIPKNVELTPAQQEKIVNLLMAWIEKQMKNTPIE encoded by the coding sequence ATGAAAGACAGTGATTTTATGCAGACGATTGAACAGGCACTTTTAAAGTTGGAAAAGTCAAAGTTCAGAAGTAGTTTTAAGCTGAAAGAAAAGGATAGGGAGTATGTAAAAAATAAAGGTATGGATACTGTGCGTTCACACGCACGCGACTTTGTTCGTGACAGACTTGCACCGTCATTTATTGCAAATGACGGCAAGCAAACACCCATGCGCGGACACCCTGTGTTTATTGCACAACACGCAACGGCGTGCTGCTGCCGCGGTTGCCTTAACAAGTGGTACAGAATACCGAAAAATGTTGAACTTACTCCTGCCCAACAAGAAAAAATAGTGAATTTGCTTATGGCTTGGATTGAAAAACAAATGAAAAATACACCTATCGAATGA
- a CDS encoding regulatory protein RecX — MRYNREKKELTFDEAKDKALRLLEFRSHSERELSDKLKIAGAKEEDIDEILEFCRNYGFLDDRKYAIAKAKDLKNLKKYGKRRIKSELYSKGIDTEYVEEAVSYLEEDEEDMLLPLVEKRLKGNFEKKNIDKCIRYFMYRGYGFSDIKNCIDNIKEEYGE, encoded by the coding sequence ATGAGATATAACAGAGAAAAAAAAGAACTGACCTTTGATGAGGCTAAAGATAAGGCTTTGAGATTGCTTGAATTTCGTTCACACAGTGAGCGTGAACTTTCGGATAAGCTGAAAATAGCCGGCGCAAAGGAAGAAGATATAGATGAAATTCTTGAATTTTGCAGAAATTACGGCTTTTTGGACGACAGAAAGTATGCGATTGCAAAGGCAAAAGATTTAAAGAATTTGAAAAAATACGGTAAAAGACGTATTAAGTCCGAGCTTTACAGCAAGGGCATAGACACGGAATACGTTGAGGAGGCGGTTTCGTATCTTGAGGAGGACGAAGAAGATATGCTTTTGCCTCTTGTTGAAAAAAGGCTTAAAGGTAACTTTGAAAAGAAAAACATTGATAAATGTATACGATATTTTATGTACAGAGGTTACGGCTTTTCTGACATTAAAAATTGTATAGATAATATAAAAGAAGAATATGGAGAGTAA
- a CDS encoding immunoglobulin-like domain-containing protein encodes MTPTDFVKIKSLKLYEIERMADTAVDSAVAAITIDKLTSTPECVEQNITLPQITSDDAEVTWTSSDTSVIGNDGTFYGSSKATDVTMTAQITNKTDSFTVYKDFRLSVLGEETVKLSKTFDDNSMNVTVKNNSSDSLTIKVTVGVYNDNDTLNTAKLQTVTLDSKAEQTISFAGITSDKSVSIFAWDKDMTPLTNVLQ; translated from the coding sequence ATGACCCCGACCGATTTTGTAAAGATTAAATCGCTAAAACTGTACGAAATTGAAAGAATGGCTGATACAGCCGTTGACAGTGCCGTAGCGGCAATCACAATCGATAAACTTACAAGCACACCGGAATGTGTAGAGCAAAACATCACTTTGCCGCAAATCACTTCAGACGACGCAGAAGTAACATGGACATCTTCCGATACATCGGTTATCGGCAATGACGGTACATTCTACGGTTCATCAAAGGCGACAGACGTTACAATGACGGCACAAATCACAAATAAAACAGACAGCTTTACAGTTTATAAAGACTTCCGTCTTTCTGTTCTGGGTGAAGAAACAGTAAAATTGAGCAAAACTTTTGACGACAACAGCATGAACGTAACAGTTAAGAACAATTCTTCGGACAGCTTAACTATAAAGGTTACAGTCGGCGTATACAACGACAATGATACTCTTAACACGGCTAAACTTCAAACCGTTACACTTGATTCAAAAGCAGAACAAACAATTTCATTTGCAGGTATCACCTCCGACAAATCAGTTTCAATATTTGCATGGGACAAGGATATGACACCACTTACAAATGTATTGCAATAA
- the ilvA gene encoding threonine ammonia-lyase, with protein MDLELKEIELAAKRLEPTIHRTKIESSKTFSDMTGGEIYLKFENQQKTGSFKIRGASNKIAALVERGEITSAVASSAGNHAQGVAYASHVHNIPATIVMPKSAPIAKVSATEGYGAKVVLYGDCYDDAYKKAVEIQEKEGATFLHPYDDLEVMAGQGTIGIEILEDLPTVDMVLVPAGGGGLLAGVAACIKQINPRVQIIGVQAEGAPAIYNSFKEKKHVTTDSAVTIADGIAVKIPGDKTVELINKYADDVVTVSDAEISEAILLLLERTKQVVEPAGATPLAAVLNNKVDVKGKKIACVLSGGNIDVSFIHRIIELGLVTRERKLKFKTTLLDIPGSLEHLSHILAEANANIVMVQHDRLSADLDPNEAIIHIACEVGGREHGERVIKVLEKNGYNIVME; from the coding sequence ATGGATTTGGAATTAAAAGAAATTGAACTTGCGGCTAAACGTCTTGAGCCGACTATTCACAGAACTAAGATTGAATCATCTAAAACTTTCTCTGACATGACAGGCGGAGAGATATATTTAAAATTTGAGAACCAACAGAAAACAGGTTCATTTAAAATAAGAGGTGCGTCAAATAAGATTGCCGCACTTGTTGAAAGAGGCGAAATTACTTCAGCCGTTGCTTCATCTGCCGGCAACCATGCACAAGGTGTTGCGTATGCGTCACACGTTCACAACATTCCCGCAACTATCGTTATGCCGAAGTCTGCTCCTATCGCTAAGGTGAGTGCGACAGAGGGTTACGGTGCCAAGGTAGTGCTTTACGGAGATTGTTATGACGACGCTTACAAAAAAGCGGTTGAAATTCAAGAAAAAGAGGGTGCAACTTTTCTTCACCCATATGACGATCTTGAAGTTATGGCAGGACAAGGTACAATCGGTATAGAAATCCTTGAGGATTTACCTACTGTTGATATGGTACTTGTACCGGCAGGTGGCGGCGGTCTTTTGGCCGGTGTTGCGGCTTGCATAAAGCAAATCAATCCGCGTGTACAAATTATAGGTGTACAAGCTGAGGGCGCTCCTGCAATTTACAATTCATTTAAAGAGAAAAAACACGTTACTACTGATTCTGCCGTTACTATCGCAGACGGTATTGCGGTTAAAATACCGGGTGACAAAACTGTTGAACTTATCAACAAGTATGCAGATGATGTTGTAACGGTATCAGATGCGGAAATCTCAGAGGCTATTTTACTGCTTCTTGAAAGAACAAAGCAAGTTGTTGAACCTGCCGGTGCCACACCGCTTGCGGCTGTTCTTAACAACAAGGTTGACGTTAAGGGTAAGAAAATCGCTTGCGTACTTTCTGGCGGTAACATTGATGTTAGCTTTATTCACAGAATTATCGAGCTTGGTCTTGTTACGCGTGAGAGAAAGCTTAAATTCAAGACTACACTTCTTGATATTCCGGGAAGTTTGGAACATCTTTCACACATTCTTGCCGAGGCAAACGCAAATATCGTAATGGTACAGCACGACAGATTGAGTGCAGACCTTGATCCTAACGAGGCAATTATTCATATTGCTTGTGAAGTCGGCGGCAGAGAACACGGCGAAAGAGTTATTAAGGTACTTGAAAAGAACGGTTATAATATTGTGATGGAGTAA
- a CDS encoding acyltransferase family protein, producing the protein MNKVKEQIKFDFANNCFDVLRLYSAFYVMTLHIFRHIRLQEVSPVFDWWNGVVVLFCISGFLVPASMERSKNTWEFLKKRVLRIIPSLWVCIIVGVIVAAAFCGFVLNKTFVTWFLGQLVFIRDLPQPDFISNFGIGNFQANLWTMIFTVQFYIITAIIYRFLKNRKLWVWIFVMILSMALNLVVPHLQEILPETGRLLISHSCMPYFYMYFAGWFMYRYREKNVPILSKTKILCVILFIARTIYCDRFGVRIGEYMDMIQVLLLCLMTVGFGYSFGKIRFKFDLSYGLYLYHMVVVDIFVQIGLVGNMGYVAAVYAIAVLCALISHYLVDDTVARIFNKKKLRVDEVKEEKIEEKNEEKQIVKQPVSVADDDETDF; encoded by the coding sequence ATGAACAAGGTAAAAGAACAGATTAAATTTGATTTTGCGAACAACTGTTTTGATGTGCTTAGACTGTACAGTGCATTTTACGTTATGACTTTGCACATATTCCGACATATAAGATTACAGGAAGTGTCGCCTGTATTTGATTGGTGGAACGGTGTCGTTGTGCTGTTTTGCATAAGCGGTTTTTTGGTTCCGGCATCTATGGAGAGAAGTAAAAACACGTGGGAGTTTTTGAAAAAACGTGTACTTAGAATAATTCCGTCGCTGTGGGTGTGTATAATTGTCGGAGTGATTGTGGCGGCGGCATTTTGCGGATTTGTGCTGAACAAGACTTTTGTGACGTGGTTTCTGGGACAGCTTGTTTTTATACGGGATTTGCCACAACCGGATTTTATAAGTAATTTCGGAATAGGAAATTTTCAAGCAAATCTTTGGACAATGATATTTACAGTCCAGTTTTACATTATTACTGCGATAATATACAGATTTTTAAAAAATCGAAAACTGTGGGTATGGATATTTGTAATGATATTGTCTATGGCACTTAATCTTGTTGTGCCGCATTTACAGGAAATATTGCCCGAAACGGGACGGTTGCTCATCTCACATTCGTGTATGCCGTATTTTTATATGTATTTTGCAGGTTGGTTTATGTACCGCTATCGTGAAAAAAACGTGCCGATACTTTCAAAAACAAAAATATTGTGTGTGATTTTGTTTATTGCCCGTACGATTTATTGCGACAGGTTCGGCGTGAGGATAGGCGAGTATATGGATATGATTCAAGTGCTTTTGCTTTGCCTTATGACTGTCGGTTTCGGTTACAGTTTCGGTAAAATCAGATTTAAGTTTGATTTGTCGTACGGATTGTATTTGTATCATATGGTTGTTGTTGATATATTCGTGCAAATCGGTTTGGTGGGTAATATGGGATATGTTGCGGCGGTTTATGCTATTGCTGTGTTGTGTGCGCTTATATCGCATTATCTTGTAGACGATACCGTTGCGCGTATATTTAATAAGAAGAAACTGAGAGTAGATGAAGTTAAAGAAGAAAAAATTGAAGAAAAAAATGAAGAAAAACAAATTGTTAAACAACCTGTTTCGGTTGCAGACGATGATGAAACCGATTTTTAA
- a CDS encoding ATP-binding protein: MTYINRDLEEKIKSASKEYACILITGARQVGKSTVLKRLMDDNREEVLLDDIEERKLASKDPALFLQMHSLPILIDEVQYAPELFSYIKMAIDKGAAPGSFWLTGSQPFKLMELAQESLAGRIAIIHMPSLSQHEIYGNDKTEPFSVDLDKLKKRSKINKPADLNEIYRRIWSGSLPGHISGKYTDRDLFYSSYLQTYIERDVKEIADIDDTMIFSDFIRSAACRAGQMLNVSDIARDVGISNDTAKRWLKILEKSDIVFFLRPYSNNLLKRTIKTPKMYFFDTGLVAYLTRYSSPEILANGAINGAILENYVVSEIIKTYHNNAKECLIWYYRDTNSNEIDLVIESDGMLHPIEIKRTASPGTELIKPFKLLDKASVPRGKGAIICMKETLSAVDSDNYIVPIWMI, encoded by the coding sequence ATGACATATATAAATCGTGACTTAGAGGAAAAAATTAAATCTGCTTCTAAAGAATATGCTTGTATTTTGATAACAGGTGCAAGGCAAGTTGGTAAATCCACTGTACTAAAGCGATTAATGGATGATAATCGTGAAGAAGTTTTGTTGGATGATATAGAAGAAAGAAAATTAGCATCAAAGGATCCGGCACTTTTTTTGCAAATGCACTCATTACCGATTTTGATAGATGAAGTTCAATATGCACCTGAACTGTTTTCTTATATAAAAATGGCAATAGACAAAGGCGCTGCTCCCGGTTCATTTTGGCTAACGGGTTCTCAACCATTTAAGCTCATGGAACTTGCGCAAGAATCTCTGGCCGGAAGAATTGCTATTATTCATATGCCTTCACTTTCACAACATGAAATCTATGGGAATGATAAAACCGAACCATTTTCTGTTGATTTAGATAAATTAAAGAAACGTAGTAAAATAAATAAGCCGGCTGATCTTAATGAAATATACAGACGTATATGGAGTGGCTCTTTGCCCGGACATATAAGTGGAAAATACACAGACAGAGATCTGTTTTATAGCAGTTATCTTCAAACTTATATAGAGAGAGACGTAAAAGAGATAGCTGATATTGATGATACAATGATATTTAGCGATTTTATTCGTTCTGCTGCTTGTAGAGCAGGTCAAATGCTCAATGTGTCAGATATTGCCAGAGATGTTGGGATTTCTAACGATACGGCAAAGCGTTGGCTAAAGATTCTTGAAAAATCTGATATTGTATTTTTCTTGCGTCCTTATTCAAATAACTTGCTAAAGAGAACAATAAAAACTCCTAAAATGTATTTCTTTGACACCGGACTTGTTGCATATCTTACAAGATATTCATCTCCTGAGATTTTAGCAAACGGTGCAATTAATGGTGCAATACTTGAAAATTACGTTGTGTCTGAGATTATCAAAACGTATCACAACAATGCAAAAGAATGCCTTATATGGTATTACCGTGATACAAACAGTAATGAAATTGACCTTGTAATTGAAAGTGACGGTATGCTTCATCCTATTGAAATAAAAAGAACTGCCAGTCCCGGAACCGAACTTATAAAACCGTTTAAATTATTAGATAAAGCATCTGTTCCAAGAGGTAAAGGTGCAATTATTTGTATGAAAGAAACTCTTTCCGCAGTTGATAGCGACAATTATATTGTACCTATTTGGATGATTTAA
- a CDS encoding glycoside hydrolase family 88 protein: MEELQGYPVADDKEIRDAHNKAVSLIEHNVDEFFDCFPGANSENNFYRQTENTDWTEGFWTGELWLAYESNKDDKLKEAALCQVDNFLYRIEHHINTDHHDMGFLYSPSCVAAYKLTGSEVGKRAALLAADNLMKRFHEKGQFFQAWGKIGDKDNYRLIIDCLMNMPLLFWASKVTGDKKYEEKAQAHIKTAMENIVRDDNSTYHTYFFDMETGKPTKGVTCQGNRDGSAWARGQAWGIYGSAVAYSKTGNKEYLDIFKRVTKYFMEHLPKDLVPYWDFDFDTGSDEPRDSSSGVIAVCGMLEMAKYLDKDEAEYYTQTAKRLLKAIIDNCAVKDSKESNGLLLHGTYAKKTPHNTCNNGGVDECNTWGDYFYMEALTRLTSDWDPYWF, translated from the coding sequence ATGGAAGAATTACAAGGCTATCCGGTGGCTGATGATAAAGAAATTCGTGATGCACACAATAAGGCGGTTTCGCTTATTGAACATAATGTTGACGAGTTTTTTGACTGTTTTCCGGGTGCAAACAGTGAAAATAATTTTTACAGGCAAACAGAAAATACAGACTGGACAGAGGGGTTTTGGACCGGTGAATTGTGGCTTGCTTATGAGAGTAACAAAGACGATAAATTAAAGGAAGCGGCACTTTGTCAAGTGGACAACTTCCTTTACAGAATAGAACATCATATTAATACCGACCATCACGATATGGGCTTTTTGTACAGCCCGTCTTGCGTTGCGGCATATAAGCTTACAGGCAGTGAAGTTGGTAAACGTGCGGCACTTTTGGCGGCGGATAATTTGATGAAACGTTTTCACGAAAAAGGTCAGTTCTTTCAGGCGTGGGGCAAAATAGGCGATAAGGACAATTACAGACTTATAATAGATTGTCTTATGAATATGCCGTTGCTTTTCTGGGCGAGCAAGGTGACAGGTGATAAAAAGTATGAAGAAAAAGCACAGGCGCATATAAAAACAGCGATGGAAAATATCGTGCGTGACGATAATTCGACATATCATACATATTTCTTTGATATGGAAACAGGTAAACCTACAAAGGGTGTTACTTGTCAGGGGAATCGTGACGGCTCGGCTTGGGCGAGAGGTCAGGCTTGGGGAATATACGGCAGTGCGGTTGCGTATTCTAAAACAGGAAATAAAGAATATTTGGATATATTTAAACGTGTAACAAAATATTTTATGGAACATTTGCCGAAGGATTTAGTGCCTTATTGGGATTTTGATTTTGATACCGGCAGTGATGAACCGCGTGATTCTTCATCAGGTGTTATAGCGGTATGCGGTATGCTTGAAATGGCTAAATATCTTGATAAAGATGAGGCTGAATATTATACGCAGACGGCTAAAAGATTGCTTAAAGCAATTATTGATAATTGTGCCGTTAAAGACAGTAAAGAGTCTAACGGACTTTTACTTCACGGTACATACGCAAAGAAAACACCGCATAATACATGTAATAACGGCGGTGTTGATGAGTGTAATACATGGGGAGATTATTTCTATATGGAGGCACTAACACGTCTGACAAGCGACTGGGATCCGTATTGGTTTTAG